TGCCTACTCATTCTCCCCACGTATCAACAATTCTCTCATGAAGCTGGACAAAGATGCCTCTAAGGACCTCGTCAACCAAAGTTTCCGGTACATGACTGATAAACTCTTCAAAGAACACACTCACCTTTACACGGACGGCTCAAAATCTGAATACTCTTTGGCTGTCGGAGCCAGCGTATACATCCCTAATCTAAATAAAGCCATAATGCATAAACTTCCAGCTGAAACATCCATCTTCTCTGCCGAAGCTTGGGCGTTGCTTGAAGCCATAGGAATCATCGAGGAACTCCACTGGATCAATTCCGTCATTTTCACCGACTCATTAAGTGTGCTCCAAGCTATCTCGCAATACAATCACAAGGCTGACAATCATATCATATACAGACTTAAATATAAGCTCTTTCTTCTAGATAAATTAAACTTCAACCTGACACTATGCTGGGTCCCGGCACACAAGGGAATTCCTGGAAATGAAAACGCGGACCAAGCTGCCAAAATCGCGATCCGTCAAGGATTTATTCCCCCGTTCCGCATTCCATACGCGGATTATTTTGCTGAAGTTGAACTGTACTACTACTAATAAATTCAGAGCTTATCTGGAAGAAGCGGCACAAGTTAATGGCATCCAACATGCTTCCTTATACcaacatatttttcataaacgCCCTTGGTTTCACTGTAAACCTCTTGGCAGAGAAGAAATAGTAATAGTCAACCGACTTAGAAGCAACCACTACAACTTAAAATACAGCTTATTTAGAAAAAACATGTCAGACTCACCAAATTGCCCCTGTGGGGAAGGTCGGCAGGACGCCAaccatatcattttttattgtccTATTACTACTCCGAAATCATCCAATCTCAGACAATACCTTAAAGACAAATACCCTTCATTCCAAATCAACATCTTTCGCATTCTTGGCTACCCTACTACTAAATTATGCCGCCTCATGCTTTCGTACTTCAAATCGTGCGAGCTTAACATTTGAACCCTCCCGCCTCGTGTatagtgcgttgcattgatgcctggggtaccgattttagggaccacgtttctttcttgattatttttatgttcatgactgaatgctgcggtgatcgttgacagcagcatttggtcatgaacgtaaaaataactaagaaagaaacgtggttctTAAAATCGGTatcccaggcatcaatgcaacgcactgtacacccaaggactttgattctgtccatggggaaattttccaaattaagaagtcactactttctacatacttgcagttcatgattaatgaaacgactaaagcttattggtcgttacgttaatcatgaagtgtaagtatgtagaaagatagcgacttctcagtttggaacatttccccatggacagaatcaaagtccttgggtgtacatgcaCGAGTTCACGTCTCTGACGCGATTCAAGGGGAGGGCGCTCAACACTCATCTTacgtagagtccctagaagtagagagtctggatatctcggggttccacgtgattggactgcacctaaaatggcagcatcAATAcagatccctgtttaatcctctttagccaatgcgataacagcatacacacGTTCAAGtacacacaatgataaacatacacacacataaagctcacgtacatacactgacatattcattaccgacattttaggggcagatgtccagactctatacttctagggactctaatctTACGTGGCTTCGGAGCCGTTTGGAGCGCGCGGGCGTGCTCCCAAAGCTCCGGTTGCTCCGCCATTGCCAATTCGTTTCTATCATCATGATCACCGTCTACCCGTTACATCTTTCAATCCACCATTTATACCTTTCTGCTACCCAAAAATTATTCTGGTTAATGGCCAAATCGTCCCTACCCTACTAGTTACTGGggaccatggtggaagtattacatgggctgtgttccgatattaactgccagtactgaaaatgtatagtatatgtgacgtgaactataaattttcagtactgccagtaaaaacggaacacagccatggtgtgtgcaaaatccgcaaaccacgcccctttttcgcttcggataccgctcagatcccaggtgtaccaacttcgaaaaattaaatgtttgataatatcaggttactacaactgttatgattgcatctttgtcccactctgctatatgttcgttgtgtccttttctctgaaagaattgcagtttgtacCGTTTGTAGTACGCGTGATTTCGAAAGACGTACGTAATTCgagagattttatgtgaaatttagtgaagatggtgcgtcggtgcattgtaaaataaataagaagcaatacttaaaaaatgatgaaaggagaaaaaataaaaaaatgaaaaaattatttccgcaacaaaaacataatttttgcaacaaaaaataaacatagaccaacttttggtgacttagtcaacgatttgcgaaaatttttaaagaaagactgatcctgcttcctttagagcagtgctcggaattagtggcacatttcgagccgatttccgaggcgacgcctactgtctcccctcgagcccctcactccgctcgcgggcctacagccgagctgccggccgcgcgtcaaatgttgtggctcaggagcgtagagcgtcccttgtaaaagaaatagcctagggcctcctgagccacaacatttgacgcgcggccggcagctcggctgtaggcccgcgagcggagtgaagggctcgaggggagacagtaggcgtcgcctcggaaatcggctcgaaatgtgccactaattccgagcactgctttagagtgttattatctcaacaagactgcatcgactttcgtggtagatgagcaacctatacaagtcaaacttccacaaaaattaatcaaagtttgtaaaatatcaattttacatttactcgcggcattttgtacagatcgagtaaaacgatcgcggcttttcaagcggaacgatcttaagaattttatacattactcgcggcattttatgcggattgagtaaaaaaatcgcgactttTCAAACGGAGCGATCTAGgaaaagcactatatatagtgcagttcgcggccttaaggcggatcgaactaatttgggagataattaactgagaattttttaaaattaaatttttgtatttgttttttttttttatatattgaaagagaccttcaaagagtcattttattgcattttatgtaattttatttgaagcctttccagtttaatttatgttaatatatgaacaaacttcttcaattattgtaaaatattaaaaaatattacttacatgcaaatcacactcttccttctgttcgaggctctcgtacgatattcacgtatgcgataaaaaaagaccgagagaatacaacatgatgtgcgtgcaacgaagacaactacattcagttgtaacaactttgtggagttaaataagattggtacacctggggtctgaacagtcagaaaacaagcgagagggcaaagaattagagagagatacttgcaaactgcacacaccatgttacttccaccatgctgGGGACGGGTGCCAATTCAataaaaggaagaagaagaatgTACTAGTCAATCGCAATGTGGTCAAACGGGACGCTACCTAGATTAGATAAACAGCCCagacaaaacaaataaaaccTATTTTAAAGACATCGTGAACAAACTTTTCCCTTTTCCTGTCATaagtctcaaaaatattttgcaccTTTACTAATTTAACTGATCGGTTAAtccattggaattgaccaatcgcgtTGTCTGTTAAATGAAATGATAAATGCAATTAGTCAATTCTAATATGCGGGTCGATTTGCTTTAACTTACCAAAGATTGGTAAAGAGTCCTAAATCAACATAATAaatacttacaaggaaacacagggaagtgtccgcctcagattaaaacgagtttttaatatattgtagtacagataaaaataagagacacgtatttttttatacgtgcccatacgcactttaagggggtgaaacacccctttgaagaaaatcggtttttttctttcgaagcgtatgccgtcgaaactataagagatagaaaaaaatgttttaaataaaagttgaatggctcgaagagtaatttataacaacgaaaaaaaattttttttttttaattttttttaatactttcccccaccacttacctattttttttcaaaatttttattttttttataagcaaaataaagcttattttattacgaattcaacggtatatgataaagttacgatacaacattcccattttccaaaaataattaaaaacctctctatacgcacggtacgcgcacccgtccgcgcgttcgtgcgctacggaagtgactcccttcgatttcgacgtgcctttaatatgttgtacagattaaaataagggacacatattttttacacgtgtcctaatacacttttaagggtgaaacacccctttgaagaaaatcgggtttttttctttcgaagcgtgtatcgtcgaaactataagagataaagaaaaatgttctcaatgaaagttgaatgcatgtttttctcgcataagatgacaaaaacatttcgaggacagtctgtgtctaacatgaaaacgcagacattgagaaaaacatttactacaaaataaaacgacactacactaaagaattacggtgttgtaagacattaatttcttgtttagaaaataatatgtaattaatataagttaaacatttatttactggtctacatgattcaactagaatatttgttctcttcaacattttataaataaggagacttggattacaaaaaattattactcacacattccatacctttactatctaacgccagctcatcaactaacaacaagagaactaaatGTTCAACAAGAGAAcaaaatcggagggagtcacttccgtagcgcagagtgcggacgggtgcgcgtaccgtgtgtatagagaggtttttaattatttttggaaaataagaatgttgtatcgtaactttatcatataccattgaattcgtaataaaataagctttattttgcttataaaaaaaataaaaatttaaaaaaaaatagataaatggtgggagaaagtagtaaaaagaattttaaaaaatttttttttccactgttataaattactctttgagccattcaactttcatttaaaacatttttttctatctcttataatttcgacggcatacgcttcgaaagaaaaaaatcgattttcttcaaaggggtgtttcaccccctaaaagtgcgtatggacacgtataaaaaaatacgtgtcccttatttttatctgtactacaacatattaaaaactcgtttttaatctgaggcggacacttccctgtgtttccttgttagataTATGAAGGAAaacaactttaattatttataattgtttttattttttaagaattttaaaaaatttattttacatcattATTCACACAGTAACAGCactgttattatttttctatgtttgattttaaattgaatgtgttatttttaaataattcttatttttcattttttagttACGTTTAACCGAATCAATTTCCTAAAAATAGACacaaaatcttattatatttaaattttaatattgtattttattataaatatattttacttgcttttatgataattttacaattatttatccaattattataactcttaaataataaatttgtgatgcGGCACGCATCAGAGCCGCGTACGCCCACAACGTTCGCCCGGAAGACGCGCCTGCTTTAAggattaaagattatttatttcatgaaaCTAGAAATGAAATTATGTTAACGGAATGGTGAATTGTACCAACTGAAATCGTCTTTAGTACCATGTTAAAATGCCATTAACACCAAAGACACCAATCAGAGAACTGCATTAGCATAtcaagacattacttaagataatcttgaaataagaattgactgTAAGAATCTCTTATTATTACGCAACTCGAGAATCCATAAGCGATGGAAAAACAAAAGAGCTGGTCAGGACTTGAACTCGGGATCCTTCGTTCCAACAGTTAGCTCACTACTCTCACTGCTACACCAAGCTTCACtgattctctaatattttcCATTCACATACCAACACTCTACGACCTTTCGTTTCTGACAATGAGTATCACAACTATGAATGTCAACTATAGTCCGCTCTTAGATTTAAAATCATCTTAATTATCATCTAAAAACAGCAATCAAAGAGCCGTATTATCATTtaaagacattacttaagatgatcttgaaataagaattgactatgaatactggcCTAAGTTTAATTCTAGAAGCTCACATGCAACGTTGTTTCTCCGTTAATCTACATATCTGAAGATTCCAACTTCGTAAATAgactataaaacttttatatcaaGCAAATATTGTCACGCTTCATAGCTCTAGACGCCATATTTGTCtaagaaatgataaaagatctgaattaaacttttttttttcgttctctGCATATATATAAAGTCTATACTGCAGATATGTATTAATGAACATGCTTTAATTCTGGAATAGGATttctaaatatgtaaaatacatgtgAAAAGTtatcacaaaattattaattgataccACAAGACTTCAGAATCCCCTTAATCATGGATTTTGCAATaagaatgcatttttttatatcatatcttaaccaaaaattaatattctttaacttatttttttatataaagtgcaaattttttaaaatgtaaactcttaaatcatattatattaaatggtTGAAGTAAATTAGTAACAGCTCAAATACATATCAAAGACaagtattttacttattatcaTGACCTCCCGTCTTAATGCAATAATCAAATAAGTatgtttttgagatatttaatattatgtcaaaatatgttcaagaataaaatataaaactttataaactatattaatgttttaataactacctcgtaatatttttatatataaaataattagaaaaatatctttaaaaaatcgtaattctgtttaaaaaaataacgatgaccttaaaaaaaaaatcacattttttcgaaaattgatTGTCATTATTTGACCTCTTTAGAACACACTTGTGTCTGGAACATTTtttgctataataatttttaacgctTTAAATGTCCCTTTCTATGTGTATATGGATGTGTGTGCGCATgtgtaaattaagaaaaaatatcggtaaaatatcttaaaaacaagctatttgagaaaaaagtttcaaatggTGAacaggataaaatgatatacaaGATCATGAGTAATGTTTTTGACAATCAAGATTATTCGATTTTCACCttaaacgttttgttttaaATGCTTTCAAAATATGTTTCTATTAAAATGAGATACCCAGTATAGACTAATCTTAATTctttttagaattatattttctttttagaacTTTTATTTTAGTAACATTAGTGGAAAATGAATTATTCCAAATTAACTGATTTATTCTAAAGAGAATTTTTATACTTGAATTCGAGGTTTTGCTTAGAACTACTTATGATAcactattaacttttttcataattcaTTGAATGCGAACAATTGGTTTCAGACTTATACtaaacaaatacataaaaaaaaatttctcacaaaaatttaaataacgataTTTTCGTTTAGTATCGTTTGTATTTTCGTATAACaagatttaaagtaaattaatgttaatgatTTATACACTGATCCATTTAATATGGAACAATCTAAGTGGCATGTAGATGAGGACACGTCACTagatactttataaaaatgtctCTTAATCTTATCCGAGTTGCTAGAAGTTGTACAACGATCCTCTGAACAATACCAACGATGCATATTCCATGATTCTTCCAACAGATACATAATGACCAATAATGAattaaaactgaaaagaaaGTCCAATATTAAgtgaatacaataatatttaaaaatgtagtcTTAGCCAAAAATATTAGGTACCTCgtggttttatttttttttttttttttttaactggaGAAActtaaacagaaattaaaatgtaaattatcctTTGTTTCAAGAACCCTTTAAACTTATGTATGATACCAATaaacaatatgaaataataaatagaattatagataaacgaaaaaaatatagGTACCTGATAATTTTGGTCTAGTCTGTAGATAtagatagtaaaaataaaaaaaaaataatactcacCCTTTTTAGGAATTCCTCTGCACATATGCGTGCTCTAGCATTAACCGATAGTTTCATTTCACTGATTTCTCTATCAATTTCTTCCATAAAGTGAATGACAAAATCTACTATCTTATGTTTGTACATTTGTTCTACATGaatattagtaattaaaaaactaatgtCGTATccctaaataaattatatagcataattattaaaaattacataaaagcttaaatatttacaaataataaacttaTGGTTGTGTTCACCTCTACTGGTTTTCTTCTAAGAATCATAAAATGTTCAGCTCTCATTGTCATGAATCTTGTAAAATTGTGACAAAGAATCTTTTCTAGATCATCAGcttgttttacagcaatgcttATCCTCATACTATTTATACTGGATTCAATCAAGACCTTCTCTTTATCATTTCTACTGATCAAAATGGGTGTCAAAAGCAGTTCTTTACTCGCCCTTACTTCTACTTCTGGCTTGTTATGTTTTTCCACAATTTGAGAGGAGAAGTTCTCCAGGCACATAGCGGCGGTAAGCGTACGCCTGACTGCTGTCAAATAGGGTTTCAGTGTTCCagactgtaaaataaataaaataaatagtacaaGACGTCAAATATTGATTTGGAATCGATGATCGCAAGTCGGTATACACGCGTGATTAATATCaattagaaaaattcaaaacattttaaCTCAAGATCAGAAATCCAAATCATTATCAGAACCCATGTATTCTCGCATGCTTTCTACACTCGGTACCGCTAAGGAAACGCTGTAATTCTTAGAAGCAAGTCAAGCTCGAAATTATGGTTGAATAATAAGACTTACCATACTTGTGAAAGATAATTCACAGATCTCGATACAACATTCGCATTCGCGTTAGTTCAACTCTTAAAAGCCTACCAAATTTTGCTCTATCCGATTAATCAGAACATACGGAAACGACACATTATATCGGTCAGAACACTTTGACTCACTAATTCAGCTTACGAGTTGGCAAATTCAACAAGCCTGATACACTTTAATTAATTCAGCCATTCATCCGATCCTCCTTGATTCAGCCGGTGATTTCTTCGACTTGTTCAACTTCCAGCAATTAGGGCGTCAACGACAAGTATCTCAAACTTGTTTTCAATCGTCGAAATTTGATTGCAGTAATGCCTCCTGCACACTGGATGCAGCAGCGTTTGCACAGCAAGAAGTACCGTGGCCAATGAAATCTTCTGTCgcacggaaaaaaatttaaggcTTTGCACacaatggcctagtttacaccgagtacttgatacgcgtactaactcgtaactttctattaatttgtcttactttcgacaatgcgtgtatacataatacatatatttaattatctccgattcatattgtaccaacttaatatactatttttcaaatttatttccgaaattaagataatttaatagaaaattactagttagtacgcgtatcaagtgctcggtgtaaactaggacaaTGAAAGAATATTATCAACTACCACAGATTTGAAATTTGAAtgtaatagcgttttcgactgcagtGACTTTGATGTCACgagtgtttacgataactaatcggatctcggattggattgaacaatggtactcaacgtaagtatagaaaatttccctaggctaat
The window above is part of the Solenopsis invicta isolate M01_SB chromosome 8, UNIL_Sinv_3.0, whole genome shotgun sequence genome. Proteins encoded here:
- the LOC105201503 gene encoding actin-related protein 2/3 complex subunit 4; translation: MSGTLKPYLTAVRRTLTAAMCLENFSSQIVEKHNKPEVEVRASKELLLTPILISRNDKEKVLIESSINSMRISIAVKQADDLEKILCHNFTRFMTMRAEHFMILRRKPVEGYDISFLITNIHVEQMYKHKIVDFVIHFMEEIDREISEMKLSVNARARICAEEFLKRF